ACTGCGCATGCCAAGAGCCTCGCACGCGTCATCGAAGGGTAGAAAGGATCCGTACCTGGGCAAGGTGGTTGCGGGCCGCTACCGGTTGGAGGCCAGGTTGGGCGAGGGCGGGATGGGCATCGTGTACAGGGCCCGTCACGTGTTGATCGATCGCGTCGTCGCGCTCAAGCTGATACGTCCCGATCTTCGCGGCGAGACTCACCTGAGGGCCTGGATGCTGCGCGAGGCGCGCGCGGCAAACCGGGTTGACCACGCGCACATCGTCGATATTCATGATGTCGGGGAGACCGAAGAAGGCGAGCTCTACCTGGTGATGGAGTACCTGGTAGGGACGTCGCTGTCCTCCGAGATCGGCAAAGGAGCGATGCCCATTGCGCGCGCCGTGGACATCATCGAGCAGATGTGTGCGGCGTTGGCGCGCGCGCACGACCTCGGGGTTGTTCACCGCGACCTCAAGAGCGACAACATCATGCTGACCGCTCGGGGCGGACGCAAAGACTCGGTCAAGATCCTCGATTTCGGCCTAGCGGCTCTCGCACGTGATGCCCGACTGGCGCCCAAAGGCGCCGTCTTTGGCACTCCAGAGTACATGGCCCCCGAGCAGGCGCGGGGCGAGGACGCGACGGCTCTGTGCGATATGTATGCGCTGGGAATCCTGTTCTTCGAGATGCTCACCGGGCAGCTGCCGTTTAGGTCGGGCGACCGTGACACACTGCTCGAGATGCAGCGGTCCGCGCCGCCGCCGAGGCCGCGCTCCATACGCCCCGACCTCGCCCCGCAGGCGGAAGCCATCATTCTGCGACTGCTCGAGAAGGACCCGCACCGCAGGTTCCGTGACGCACACCATCTGCAAGAGGAGCTCAAGGCGTTCCAGCGTTCTCTTCCCGCCGCACCCTGGGAGCTCCACATGGGTGAGGCACCGGCGGCGCCGCCGCCGCCACCGCCGGTGCCGACGCCTGGCGTTGCGGAGTGGGGT
The DNA window shown above is from Pseudomonadota bacterium and carries:
- a CDS encoding protein kinase, giving the protein MPRASHASSKGRKDPYLGKVVAGRYRLEARLGEGGMGIVYRARHVLIDRVVALKLIRPDLRGETHLRAWMLREARAANRVDHAHIVDIHDVGETEEGELYLVMEYLVGTSLSSEIGKGAMPIARAVDIIEQMCAALARAHDLGVVHRDLKSDNIMLTARGGRKDSVKILDFGLAALARDARLAPKGAVFGTPEYMAPEQARGEDATALCDMYALGILFFEMLTGQLPFRSGDRDTLLEMQRSAPPPRPRSIRPDLAPQAEAIILRLLEKDPHRRFRDAHHLQEELKAFQRSLPAAPWELHMGEAPAAPPPPPPVPTPGVAEWGRRAANFGRMLARAYPNGRVPGDAQQAVDALWELASRASRLEGELASHSRKLEATERRGRALRAEIGRKVEELAQDESRALRDASAQREQLASIKDELASTERELAQATSLADETRRSSDIALVRRAFERLGAARARVDGVRNRAADHEANAQRVEKHAHDLRAQIDDLKAQLQRYSDALENDLTAGRERIATRVGEALGYEKRFGEASSMLLGHLRDRPECRDLLEELVEPPTPQPQPSESGIHAERAGP